Genomic DNA from Candidatus Parcubacteria bacterium:
AGTAATAATTTTTTCAGATTAATCGGCTTAATGTTATCGCTGATTATTTTATTTGGAGCGCTTTTTTGCTGTCTCGGAGACGTCTCTAAAGATACAGCTTCTTTGATTTTTTCACAATCCCAGCAAAGCGATGGGTTTTTTGTTGACTCAAGAAAGAGTTCAGTCATGGAATCGCCGGACTTATACTTGATTCAAGGCAATAGTTTAATAGCTGCCTGCCCGCCTATTACAGTTAATCCCCAGGTATTAGGATCCTTTTTGCCCCAAGAAGCTGTAACAAAAAAGAGTCAGGAAATTACTGAGTATATTGTAGAATCAGGCGACACGCTTTCTTTTCTTGCTGAAAAATTTGATATTTCCTTAAATACTGTTTTATGGGCTAATGATTTGACCAAGAGTTCTAAAATTAAGCCGGGCCAAAAGCTAATTATCTTGCCAGTTTCCGGTGTTTTGCATCTTGTAAAAACAGGAAACACATTAAGTGAAATAGCTGAAATTTATGAGGCGAAAACAAGTGAAATAGCTGATTTTAACGAGCTTTCTGAAAGCAAAGAAATATTTGTTGGCGATGTTTTAATCATCCCTGATGGCAAGATTCCTGCTAATAAAACCTATTACACCAACATACATTTAACTGATTCTTATTTTATTCTATCCACACAAGGCATAATTACGCAAGGCCCTCATTGGTATAATGCCATAGATGTAGCTAATAAATGCGGAACACCTATTTTAGCCGCTGCTGGAGGCATTGTTCAGAAAGTTGGTTATAAAACCTGGCCAGCAGGCAATTTTGTAAGAATTTTACATCCTAACGGCGTGGTTACGCTTTATGGACATTTATCAAAGATTTCAGTTAAAACTAACGAAAAAGTATTACAAGGACAGGTTATTGGCTCTATGGGCAGTACAGGATTATCTACTGGCTGCCATTTGCATTTTGATGTAAGGGGAGCAAAAAATCCTTTAGCCAAGTATCCTGTCGGATCTTCTGTCAGTTGGAAACAATAAAAATTTTGCTCGGAATAAAAAACACCTTCTTATAAGAAGGTGTTTTTTATTTCTGATTATTTTGTGCATATAGTTAGTGAATTTCTCCTTTTCTTACAGTAGGGTCGTCTGGTAGCATAGTATCTATTGGTTCGTCTTCCGCAGATATAATTTCTCCAGTCCATTGATCATTCCCTGAAGCTAAAACCTTGTTTATCAATATAGCTGTTCCCCCTTTTTGCTTTAAGGTAGGAGTAAAACTGATTTGAAAAGCTGCTATTAATGGATCAGAAAAGATTCCTTTTCCTGGTTCTATTGTTTCTAATTCCCAAATTATCTCTTTAGAAGTAGTTGGTATTTCATGAGTTAATAATTCATTCAGCTTTAATCTAGTAAATTCGTCAACATAACCACTAGGTTCTTTAAATCCTTGAGGCAATAATATTTCTTTCTCATATTTCTTTTGGAATTCCATTACCGAATTAATGGTAATCGGACCGAAATAGCCAGTAATTGGAATATATTTGTGATAAACATGAGGCACTTCATTTTTTAAAATAGTCTGTAAATATTTAATCTCATATGATTTTGTTTTGTAACTTAAATTATTTTCAAATCTAAAATCACTTGGGATTTCTTGATAAAGCGATTCGCTTTCGCTGAATTCTCCCTTTATATTGATTTTTCCTTGAGTGCAGTGAGTACTTTTAACATTAACTTGAGGAGGAAGCGATGCTTTGATTATTGTATCTTTCACTAAAGAATAATAATTTTTAATTTTCCAAACTATAGTATAGGTAGTAGTTTTATTTACTTCAAGAGGTAGTCCGGTGTTTTCAAAGAAACCATATTTATCTTTATAATACCCTTCCTGCTGGATTTCTATCTTTGAATTGACTTTATTGGTAAATTCTTTTTCAAACTCTCCCAAGGATACATTATTTCTTATAAGAATATTGATTTCAGATGTTTCTTTTGGTATATAATCCTGTTTCAACCT
This window encodes:
- a CDS encoding M23 family metallopeptidase, yielding MSNNFFRLIGLMLSLIILFGALFCCLGDVSKDTASLIFSQSQQSDGFFVDSRKSSVMESPDLYLIQGNSLIAACPPITVNPQVLGSFLPQEAVTKKSQEITEYIVESGDTLSFLAEKFDISLNTVLWANDLTKSSKIKPGQKLIILPVSGVLHLVKTGNTLSEIAEIYEAKTSEIADFNELSESKEIFVGDVLIIPDGKIPANKTYYTNIHLTDSYFILSTQGIITQGPHWYNAIDVANKCGTPILAAAGGIVQKVGYKTWPAGNFVRILHPNGVVTLYGHLSKISVKTNEKVLQGQVIGSMGSTGLSTGCHLHFDVRGAKNPLAKYPVGSSVSWKQ